Within Lolium rigidum isolate FL_2022 chromosome 5, APGP_CSIRO_Lrig_0.1, whole genome shotgun sequence, the genomic segment acttgttctaataatagaatcaaaaggtaacttcattctctttctagggaagtgttccatacctttcttgagaggaaattgatatttaatattaccttccttcatatcaatgatagctccaacatttCGAagtaaaggtcttcccaatataatgggacaagatgcattgcattcaatatccaagacaacaaaatcaacggggacaaggttattgttaacggtaatgcgaacattatcaactctccccaaaggtttctttatagcattatcaacaagattaacatccaaataacaattcttcaatggtggcaagtcaagcataatataaatttttttaggcataacggaaatacttgcaccaagatcacataaagcattacaatcaaaatcattgaccttcatcttaatgatgggctcccaaccatcctctaactttctaggaatagaagtttcaagttttagtttctcttctctagcttttatgagagcatttgtaatatgttttgtgaaagccaaatttatagcactgggattgggactcttagcaagtttttgtaagaactttataacttcagagatgtggcaatcatcaaaatccaaaccattataatctaaagcaatgggatcatcatccccaatgttggaaaaaatttcagcgagttttatcacgagcgagtttcagcggttttagcggtttccagCAGTTTTGcgagctttgcattagaagtagtaacattgccaacaccaattattttaccattgatagtaggaggtgcagcaacatgtgaatcattaacattactagtggtggtaatagtccaaactttagctacattattctctttagcaagtttttcattgtcttctctttcccacctagcatgcaattcggccatcaatcttatattctcattaattctaacttggatggaatttgctgtagtaaattttttattttcaatatccttattaggcataactttcgatttcaaaagatcaacatcagaggcaagactatcaaccttagaagcgagaatatcaattttattgagcttttcctcaacagatttgttaaaagcggtttgtgtactaataaattctttaagcatagcttcaagtccagggggtgtgttcctattattgttgtaagaattcccataagaattaccataaccgttaccattattataaggatatggcctatagttattactagaattgttccgataagcattgttgttgaaattattatttttaatgaagttcacatcaacatgttcttcttgggcaaccaatgaagctaacggaacattattaggatcaacattagtcctatcattcacaagcatagacataatagcatcaatcttatcactcaaggaagaggtttctttgactgaatttaccttcttaccttgtggagctctttccgtgtgccattcgagtaattaatcatcatattatcaagaagctttgttgcttcaccaagagtgatggacataaaggtacctccagcagtctgaatccaataggttccgcgaagaaaagttcgatcctgcataaaaggtttggatgatcatccaagtagtcagtccatgggttgggcaatttttaaccaaagatttcattctttcccaagcttgtgcaacatgctcattatccaattgtttaaaattgattatgctactcctcaaagatataattttagcaggggataatatctaccaataaaagcatccttgcatttagtccatgaatcaatactattcttaggcgagagatagcaaccaatctttagctcttcctcttaatgagaaaggaaacaattttaattttataatgtcaccatctacatctttatacttttgcatttcacacaattcaataaaattattgagatgtgcgagcagcatcatcggaactaacaccggaaaattgctctctcataacaagattcagtaaagcaggtttaatttcaaagaattctgctgtagtagcaggtggagcaataggtgtgcataggaaatcattattatttgtggttgtgaagtcacacaacttagtattttcaggagtagccattttagcagtagtaaataaagcaaactagataaagtaaatgcaagtaactaatttttttgtgtttttgatatagagtgcaagacaagtaaataaagtaaagctagcaactaatttttttgtgttttgatataatgcagcaaacaagaaagtaaataaaataaagcaagacaaaaacaaagtaaagagattggattgtggagactccccttgcagcgtgtcttgatctccccggcaacggcgccagaaaatattgcttgatacgcgtacagcacgcgtccgttgggaaccccaagaggaaggtgtgatgcgtacagcggcaagtttttcctcaataagaaaccaaggtttatcgaaccagtaggagccaagaagcatgttgaaggttgatggcgacgagatgtagtgcggcgcaacaccagggattccagcgccaacgtggaacctgcacaacacaaccaaagtactttgccccaacgtaacagtgaggttgtcaatctcaccggcttgtctgtaacaaaggattagatgtatagtgtggatgatgattgtttgcgagaaaacgagtagaacaagtattgcgagtagattgtattcgatgtaaaagaataggaccggggtccacagttcactagaggtgtctctcccataagataaatagcatgttgggtgaacaaattacagtcgggcaattgataaatagagatggcatgaccatgcacatacatgatatgatgagtattgtgagatttaattgggcattacaacaaagtacatagaccgctatccagcatgcatctatgcctaaaaagtccaccttcgaagttatcatccgaaccccttccagtattaagttgcaaacaacggacaattgcattaagtatggtgcgtaatgtaatcaataactacatcctcggacatagcatcaatgttttatccctagtggcaacgagcacatccacaaccttagaactttcacggtcactgtcccagatttaatggaggcatgaacccactatcgagcataaatactccctcttggagttaagagtaaaaacttggccagagcctctactaataacggagagcatgcaagatcataaacaacacatgggtaatagattgataatcaacataacatagtattctctatccatcggatcccgacaaacacaacatatagcattacagatagatgaccttgatcatgttaggcagctcacaagatccgacaatgaagcacatgaggagaagacgaccatctagctactgctatggacccatagtccaggggtgaactactcactcatcactccggaggcgaccatggcggtgaagagtcctccgggagatgattcccctctccggcggggtgccggaggcgatctccagaatccccgagatgggattggcggcggcggcgtctcgataaggttttccgtatcgtggctctcggtgcgggggtttcgcgacggaggctttaagtaggcggaagggcaacgcgggggccacacgagggccccacacaccgaggccgcgcggccaagacccgggccgcgccgccctgttgtggcggcgcctcgtggccccacttcctttcccctcggtcttccggaagcttcgtgcaaaaatatgaccccgggcgttgatttcgtccaattccgagaatatttccttactaggatttacgaaaccaaaaacgacagaaaacgatgcggctcttcggcatctcgttaataggttagtgccggaaaatgcataaatacgacatataatgtgtataaaacatgtagatatcatcaataatgtggcatggaacataagaaattatcgatacgtcggagacgtatcaaggagtcgCGACAGGAATACGCACATCCACCTTATACAACATCGTCGCCCAACCAGCACCGCCCACCTTGCCGCCGGTGCCGCACGAACGCCTTGAGCCGCCACACCAAGATGGCGCTGGGCTCAGCTCAACTCAGCCAAAGCAGCAGCAAGCCTGCGCTCAGAGCCATTAAAGTCGGGAAACCCACGCCGCCATCTCCAGTCGACAGGGCCATCGCTGGAAACCTAAGAAGCTCCCACCGCCACGGTCAGGTTTACCCACGTCTCCCGTCGAGTGGGCGGGTGGTGTACACGCCCGCCGTCGGTGGCACCGGGGAGGTAGGGATGGACGGGGGGCTAGGGTTTCGCACCTGACTCAGACCGAGATTCAATAGTTTAGAGGTTGCCCAACTCCTACGAATTGAGGTTTCAGTTTTAAAACAGACTTATTCTAAAGAAATAGCACCGGCCGTATATTCGTGCAAGCTCAAAAGCAGCGAAGATGTGCCGCCAGCTGAACACGGAACACCCCATGTGAGCGTGAGCGTGAACATTTGGGCAAGCTAGATTGAGCTGCTAAAGGCGCGTGCACTGTGCGTTGCGATCCCAAAAGGTGCCTCGTACTGCCATAATAACACGCCATGATGGGCCGCGTTGCGTCTTGTCTCGAGAGCTTTGCCGGGCAGATCCCCGATCCCGGCGGCAACGTTCACCTCGGCGATCCGGAAACTTTGCCCAGGCAGTGCTCGCCGGCGGAGCACCGACGCCAGTTTCACCGGCGGAGCGCGCGTCGATGCGCCGGAGTATCCGCCGGAATGCAGGAATCCATGTGCGGAATGTACGAGAAGAAAAACAAAAGGCTGGGGAGACACACATTCTCCGCCGCGCTGGCCATCACGTGCGTGATGCTCGCTGGCTACCTGTAGCCACAGAGAGATCCGCTCCGTCAAATCACATCATGTTTGCACCACGGCTAGCTTTTACCATAGCGGTACATACAAGAATTACACGCTGCACTCGGTAGATAATTACCACTACTACCACTGACTGACTACTGCTAGGGTGGGCCACCCACCGCGTTAACTCACACTGCGAGGCAGCTAGCTGCAGTTAATGGAAACGCGacggaccggtggcggtggcggtggcattGCACGGTCCCCCTCTCCGTCCGGCGGGCCGGTTGCTGGGGAGGAACCGCTACCGTTCTTCTCCACTCCACCATGGGATTGAGAACTCGACTCGAAAGAAGGTGAAAACATCCTCGCTAGAATTACTACAGCAGTACTGCGGTACTAGTATGTGGAGTGGCGGCGCTGCAACTAGCTACTGGCTGGCCGGCCGGAGCAGCGGCGCGGGCGGTGCTCGGTGCTAGTCGTCGTTGCGGTTGATGAATGCGACGAGGGTGGCCATCTCGGCCTGCGCCTGGGGCGTGCTCATCTTGGTGAGGAAGTAGACGTGGCCCTCGCCGGGGGTCTCGTACAGCTCCGCCTGGCCCGGCCACCCGCTGCCCCGGAGCGTGGCGTAGTAGGCGCGCTGCCACGGGTTGAGCCGGTCCTGCCCGGACACGGTGACGAGCACGCGGTCGcacccgaggcgccgccacgagtCCGCGGGGAGCGCCAGCGGGTTGGCGTAGGGGTGGTCGATGGGGTACTTGCCCGCGCAGATGAAGCTCCAGGTGCGCGCCGCCGACTGCAGGTACGCCGGGTCCGCCGCCTGCGCGCCCACCGCGCTCCGGCCCTGGAAGTAGGGGTCCAGCAGCGCGACGCCCTTGACCCGCGCGCCGCCGTCCAGCCCCTCCTCGCCCGCACGCAGCGCCAGGTTGTGCGCGATGTTGCCGCCGGCGCTGTCGCCGGCGAGGAAGAGGCGGGAGAGGTCGCCGTACTGCGACAGCCACT encodes:
- the LOC124658269 gene encoding probable carboxylesterase 2, which translates into the protein MASSRILLPALLLLVLYSHCGGAEARSARGGDPSSSNSAVKFDFSPFLIEYKSGVVKRLMGTDRIAAAADALTGVTSKDVTIDPATGLAARVYLPSFRSATKVPILVYFHGGAFVVESAFNPIYHAYLNTLAAKAGVVAVSVDYRLAPEHPLPAAYSDSWAALKWVLANAVPAADQWLSQYGDLSRLFLAGDSAGGNIAHNLALRAGEEGLDGGARVKGVALLDPYFQGRSAVGAQAADPAYLQSAARTWSFICAGKYPIDHPYANPLALPADSWRRLGCDRVLVTVSGQDRLNPWQRAYYATLRGSGWPGQAELYETPGEGHVYFLTKMSTPQAQAEMATLVAFINRNDD